Proteins encoded within one genomic window of Nonomuraea gerenzanensis:
- a CDS encoding heavy-metal-associated domain-containing protein yields MITVAYSLVAYRITGLSPETCDHCLAAIKSELIQVPGVVGVEVDPAAGRVSVLTDGPVGEEQVRVAVEAAGCAVADS; encoded by the coding sequence ATGATCACTGTTGCCTACAGCCTCGTCGCCTACCGCATCACCGGCCTGTCCCCAGAGACCTGTGATCACTGCCTGGCCGCCATCAAGTCGGAGCTCATCCAGGTGCCAGGAGTCGTCGGTGTGGAGGTCGATCCGGCTGCGGGGCGGGTGAGCGTCCTGACTGACGGCCCTGTCGGCGAGGAACAGGTCCGCGTGGCCGTGGAAGCCGCCGGTTGCGCCGTCGCGGACTCCTGA
- a CDS encoding TetR/AcrR family transcriptional regulator gives MVKAASRQSVPVRRADAERNIAAILAAATRLLSSDPAASVAAIAKAAGVGRVTLYGHFPSREALVEAVLNHVIGAADAALEDPALETVPAPEAMAALLRSSWEILDQHRRLFVAADRTMATERIRQHHDRPLRRVERLIERGRRNGDFRTDLPLSWLVSMFFSLVHGAAQEREAGRLAPEDVERVLITSMLSLLTDGVPASS, from the coding sequence ATGGTGAAGGCCGCCTCACGACAGTCCGTGCCCGTCCGGCGAGCCGACGCCGAGCGCAACATCGCGGCCATCCTCGCAGCGGCTACGCGCCTGCTGAGCTCCGACCCGGCCGCCAGTGTCGCGGCCATCGCCAAGGCCGCCGGGGTGGGACGAGTGACCCTGTACGGGCACTTCCCGTCGCGTGAGGCGCTGGTGGAGGCGGTGCTGAACCACGTGATCGGCGCTGCGGACGCGGCGCTGGAGGACCCGGCGCTGGAGACCGTGCCGGCGCCGGAGGCCATGGCGGCCCTGCTGCGTTCGTCGTGGGAGATCCTCGACCAGCACCGCCGGCTTTTCGTGGCCGCCGATCGGACGATGGCGACCGAGCGGATCAGGCAGCACCATGACCGGCCTCTGCGCCGGGTGGAACGGCTCATCGAGCGCGGGCGGCGTAACGGTGACTTCCGCACCGACCTGCCGCTTTCCTGGCTGGTGTCGATGTTCTTCTCACTCGTGCACGGCGCCGCTCAGGAGCGCGAGGCGGGCCGGCTGGCTCCCGAGGACGTGGAGCGCGTGCTGATCACCAGCATGCTGTCGCTACTGACGGACGGCGTGCCCGCCTCTTCCTGA
- a CDS encoding family 78 glycoside hydrolase catalytic domain, translated as MISQSPYDLRIDSGGDQFPVCDPAPRLSWKLPREWSGQDGYDLQISVDGAEPTLDHVTSARHLFVAWPLPPLRGRQHVTWRVRTHLGGSSSRWSPWHAFESGLLDRDWSARWISPPEDVASPCVLSGRAELRGDITEARLYATALGVYEAFVNGTRAGTAELTPGWTSYGDTLYAQAMDVTALLRGGVNDLEIVLSDGWYRGGVGTWRKRECWGTITAARLQLHVRHADGTETVAVTDGSWTARRGPVVAADLMDGQTTDFTAPPGEPRPVLVDAVTAPPIGWSPAPPVRRVEDLAPRSVTPLDNGGCVVDFGQNASGWISLADLGPAGTRTVIDHGEHLSPTGDLTTSHLDSQKPGEQPIPFVQRDEVVSAGRPGEVFEPRHTVHGFRYARLNRTIDPASITMRAVHTDLRPTATFACSDDDLNRLHEAARWSFRGNAVDIPTDCPTRERLGWTGDYQIFAATAARLFDVDGFSRKWLRSVRDDQLPDGRVVNSSPDANRLKTRADPMAEAITGSAGWGDAIVHVPWVLYETYGDTAALTENWPAMRRWVEWALTTARTSAHPSRTGSLPHEQYLWDGSFHWGEWAEPKQRAADGSLIDPVMSDPIAWYSADKGEVGTAYLYRSTRTLAAAARVLGHTDDAARYDATAEQVRHAWQTEFLDADGRTKAGSQASYVRALAFGLVPENLRGKAARHLVDLIDAAGGHLTTGFLSTADLLPVLADTGHADVAYRLLRRRTSPSWLGMLDRGATTIWEDWDGVDEHGTATASLNHYSKGAVVRFLHTHTLGLSQAPGSVAWESFVVAPVLHESITWAEGTFDSPQGRITVSWHVQDGHLTISADVPAGSQAQIRFPGGNTYRVEPGRSGCWHESLGRFGDLGSRSSRGDRST; from the coding sequence ATGATCAGCCAATCGCCTTACGACCTGCGCATCGACAGCGGCGGGGACCAATTCCCGGTCTGCGACCCGGCGCCCCGGCTGTCGTGGAAGCTGCCGCGCGAGTGGAGCGGTCAGGACGGTTACGACCTGCAGATCAGCGTGGACGGCGCCGAGCCGACGCTCGATCACGTCACCTCGGCGCGGCACCTGTTCGTGGCGTGGCCGTTGCCGCCGCTGCGCGGCCGGCAGCACGTCACCTGGCGGGTGCGCACGCACCTGGGCGGCTCGTCGTCGCGATGGTCGCCGTGGCACGCGTTCGAGTCGGGCCTGCTGGACCGCGACTGGTCGGCGCGCTGGATCTCGCCCCCTGAGGACGTCGCCTCGCCCTGCGTGCTCTCCGGCCGCGCGGAGCTGCGGGGCGACATCACCGAGGCCCGGCTGTACGCGACCGCGCTCGGCGTCTACGAGGCCTTCGTCAACGGCACGCGGGCCGGAACGGCCGAGCTGACCCCGGGCTGGACGTCGTACGGCGACACGCTGTACGCCCAGGCCATGGACGTCACGGCACTGCTGCGCGGCGGCGTCAACGACCTGGAGATCGTGCTGTCGGACGGCTGGTACCGGGGCGGCGTCGGCACCTGGCGCAAGCGCGAGTGCTGGGGCACGATCACCGCCGCGCGGCTCCAGCTCCACGTCCGCCACGCCGACGGCACCGAGACGGTGGCGGTCACGGACGGGAGCTGGACCGCGCGCCGCGGCCCCGTCGTGGCGGCCGACCTCATGGACGGCCAGACGACCGACTTCACCGCCCCGCCGGGCGAACCCCGTCCCGTCCTTGTGGACGCGGTCACCGCGCCGCCGATCGGCTGGTCACCCGCGCCGCCCGTGCGCCGCGTCGAGGACCTCGCCCCGCGCTCGGTGACCCCTCTGGACAACGGGGGCTGCGTGGTGGACTTCGGCCAGAACGCCTCCGGCTGGATCAGCCTGGCCGACCTCGGCCCGGCCGGCACCCGCACCGTGATCGACCACGGCGAACACCTCTCCCCCACCGGCGACCTGACCACCTCCCACCTCGACAGCCAGAAGCCGGGCGAGCAGCCGATCCCGTTCGTGCAGCGCGACGAGGTCGTCTCCGCCGGCCGGCCCGGCGAGGTGTTCGAGCCCCGGCACACCGTGCACGGCTTCCGCTACGCCAGGCTGAACCGCACCATCGACCCGGCGAGCATCACCATGCGGGCCGTCCACACCGACCTGCGCCCCACGGCCACCTTCGCCTGCAGCGACGACGACCTCAACCGGCTGCACGAGGCGGCCCGCTGGAGCTTCCGCGGCAACGCCGTCGACATCCCGACCGACTGCCCCACCCGCGAACGCCTCGGCTGGACCGGCGACTACCAGATCTTCGCCGCGACCGCCGCCCGCCTGTTCGACGTGGACGGCTTCAGCCGCAAGTGGCTGCGCTCGGTCCGCGACGACCAACTCCCCGACGGCCGCGTGGTCAACTCCTCCCCCGACGCCAACCGGCTGAAGACCCGCGCCGACCCGATGGCGGAGGCGATCACCGGCTCGGCGGGCTGGGGCGACGCCATCGTCCACGTCCCCTGGGTGCTCTACGAGACCTACGGCGACACCGCCGCCCTCACCGAGAACTGGCCGGCCATGCGCCGCTGGGTCGAGTGGGCGCTCACGACCGCCCGCACCTCAGCTCACCCCTCCCGCACCGGAAGCCTCCCCCACGAGCAGTACCTGTGGGACGGCTCCTTCCACTGGGGCGAATGGGCCGAACCCAAGCAGCGGGCCGCCGACGGCTCCCTCATCGACCCCGTCATGAGCGACCCCATCGCCTGGTACAGCGCCGACAAGGGCGAGGTCGGCACCGCCTACCTCTACCGATCCACCCGCACCCTCGCCGCCGCCGCGCGGGTGCTCGGCCACACCGACGACGCCGCCCGCTACGACGCCACGGCCGAGCAGGTGCGCCACGCCTGGCAGACTGAGTTCCTCGACGCCGACGGCCGCACCAAGGCGGGCAGCCAGGCAAGCTACGTCCGGGCCCTCGCCTTCGGCCTCGTGCCCGAGAACCTGCGTGGCAAAGCCGCGCGCCACCTCGTGGACCTCATCGACGCGGCCGGCGGCCATCTCACCACCGGCTTCCTGTCCACCGCGGACCTGCTCCCCGTCCTCGCCGACACCGGCCACGCCGACGTCGCCTACCGGCTGCTGCGCCGGCGCACCTCCCCCTCCTGGCTGGGCATGCTCGACCGGGGCGCCACCACCATCTGGGAGGACTGGGACGGCGTCGACGAGCACGGCACCGCCACCGCCTCCCTCAACCACTACAGCAAGGGCGCAGTCGTCCGCTTCCTGCACACCCACACCCTCGGCCTGTCCCAGGCGCCCGGCTCCGTCGCCTGGGAGTCCTTCGTCGTCGCGCCCGTGCTCCATGAGTCGATCACGTGGGCGGAAGGCACGTTCGACAGCCCTCAGGGAAGGATCACCGTCAGTTGGCACGTCCAGGACGGCCACCTGACCATCTCGGCCGACGTCCCCGCAGGCTCCCAAGCGCAGATCCGCTTCCCCGGCGGCAACACGTACCGGGTCGAACCCGGCCGCTCTGGTTGTTGGCACGAGTCCTTGGGCCGGTTTGGCGACTTGGGTTCTAGAAGTTCTAGAGGTGATCGCAGCACTTGA
- a CDS encoding MerR family transcriptional regulator gives MAIGDVAAQFGLAPHVLRHREAMGLLAPARAEGDRRRYSRDDLYRIAGDPARQGSRHRPGDLRQMLTTTELTERVEQAAAPSAVPVGQ, from the coding sequence ATGGCCATCGGCGACGTCGCAGCCCAGTTCGGGCTCGCGCCGCACGTGCTCCGCCATCGGGAGGCGATGGGGCTACTGGCCCCGGCCCGCGCGGAGGGCGATCGCCGCCGCTACAGCCGCGACGACCTCTACCGGATCGCGGGTGATCCTGCGCGCCAGGGAAGCCGGCATCGGCCTGGAGATCTCCGCCAGATGCTCACCACCACCGAGCTCACCGAACGCGTCGAGCAGGCCGCCGCCCCGTCTGCGGTGCCGGTCGGGCAGTGA
- a CDS encoding MFS transporter — protein MLVLLCLAQFMLIVDITVVQVALPAIGTDLALGREALTWVVTTYTLCFGGLMVLGGRLADALGARRTLLAGLGLFTAASLLCGLAATGPALLAGRALQGVGAALLSPAALAVITATFHGPRRGRALGVWAAIGGTGAALGVLLGGILTAGPGWTWAFFVNVPIGLLVLAAIPAVVPATRGRAEPVDVPGALIVTAATALLIYGLVTAGDAGWGAAGTVLPLTGAGLLYALFVLVERSVRAPLMRAATLARRPVISGTFVMLVATGLMLGLFFLSSLYLQRVMGFGPLRTGLLFLPVAIAITIGAQAGGHLIGRLGGRPVAVASFVLTAAGAALMTRISPDADPYLTLLPGFVLAALGIGPAFVTATTTTMANIPPGENGVASGVINTFHELGGSIGVAVVSTVAAASLAPGGAGGVGGFVSGLTLCAVVAGVAAVVSLGLVPPGRPAAAFVGHGHGH, from the coding sequence GTGCTGGTGCTGCTGTGCCTGGCCCAGTTCATGCTGATCGTGGACATCACCGTGGTTCAGGTCGCGCTGCCCGCGATCGGCACGGACCTGGCGCTCGGCCGCGAGGCGCTGACCTGGGTGGTGACCACGTACACGCTGTGCTTCGGCGGCCTGATGGTGCTCGGCGGGCGGCTGGCCGACGCGCTCGGCGCGCGCCGGACGCTGCTCGCCGGGCTGGGGCTGTTCACGGCGGCCTCACTGCTGTGCGGGCTGGCCGCCACCGGCCCAGCACTGCTGGCCGGGCGGGCGCTGCAAGGGGTGGGGGCCGCGCTGCTCAGCCCCGCCGCCCTGGCCGTGATCACCGCCACCTTCCACGGCCCGCGGCGCGGGCGGGCGCTCGGTGTGTGGGCCGCCATCGGCGGCACGGGAGCGGCCCTGGGGGTGCTGCTCGGCGGCATCCTGACCGCCGGCCCGGGCTGGACCTGGGCGTTCTTCGTGAACGTGCCCATCGGACTGCTCGTGCTCGCCGCCATCCCCGCCGTCGTGCCCGCCACGCGGGGACGGGCGGAGCCGGTCGACGTGCCCGGGGCGCTGATCGTCACGGCCGCGACGGCGCTGCTGATCTACGGGCTCGTCACCGCGGGCGACGCCGGCTGGGGCGCGGCCGGCACGGTGCTGCCGCTGACCGGCGCGGGGCTGCTCTACGCGCTGTTCGTGCTGGTGGAGCGGTCGGTACGGGCTCCGCTCATGCGCGCCGCCACCCTGGCCAGGCGGCCGGTCATCTCCGGCACGTTTGTCATGCTCGTCGCCACCGGGCTCATGCTGGGCCTGTTCTTCCTCAGCTCGCTCTATTTGCAGCGGGTGATGGGGTTCGGCCCGCTGCGGACCGGGCTGCTGTTCCTGCCCGTGGCGATCGCCATCACGATCGGCGCCCAGGCGGGCGGGCACCTGATCGGCAGGCTCGGCGGGCGGCCGGTGGCGGTGGCCTCGTTCGTGCTGACGGCGGCGGGCGCGGCGCTGATGACCCGCATCTCACCGGACGCCGACCCGTACCTGACGCTGCTGCCCGGATTCGTCCTGGCGGCGCTCGGCATCGGGCCGGCGTTCGTCACCGCCACCACGACGACCATGGCCAACATCCCGCCCGGCGAGAACGGCGTCGCCTCCGGCGTCATCAACACCTTCCACGAGCTCGGCGGCTCGATCGGCGTGGCGGTCGTCTCGACCGTGGCCGCGGCGAGCCTGGCGCCCGGCGGCGCGGGCGGCGTCGGCGGGTTCGTCTCCGGGCTGACACTCTGCGCGGTGGTGGCCGGCGTCGCGGCGGTCGTGTCACTCGGCCTGGTCCCGCCGGGCCGGCCCGCTGCGGCCTTCGTCGGGCACGGCCATGGGCACTGA
- a CDS encoding helix-turn-helix transcriptional regulator → MPEAAEQLRLAAADIDRARSQLVRLQLLNPETQTAADVATALNRSLQSSHRLLDSLVEQHVKTASLAKHYLGMSGPADNHAHVEFFPWPDRREHLSERIDELAEQAEHEVLGMHPVAPWTRESLEAGLARSETTARNGVRLRALHAQIAMSNPLIREFMGEWRRCGIEVRVTPVIPTRMLIYDRHTAVVQADPESLQAGTVLIRGGGVVRSLAAIYDYCWTTASEPEDVPRSADGVSLTEQQLAVLRMLAAGAKDSAIARSMGVSTRTITRLVSELTAVLGASSRFQAGVRAARLGWLDPG, encoded by the coding sequence TTGCCCGAGGCCGCCGAGCAGCTGCGCCTGGCGGCGGCGGACATCGACCGCGCTCGCTCCCAGCTCGTCCGGCTCCAGCTGCTGAATCCTGAGACGCAGACCGCCGCCGACGTCGCCACCGCGCTCAACCGGAGCCTGCAGAGCAGCCATCGGCTGCTCGACAGCCTGGTCGAGCAGCATGTCAAGACGGCTTCGCTGGCGAAGCATTATCTCGGCATGTCCGGACCGGCGGACAACCACGCGCATGTGGAGTTCTTCCCCTGGCCCGACCGCCGCGAACACCTGTCCGAGCGCATTGACGAGCTGGCCGAACAGGCTGAACACGAAGTGCTCGGCATGCATCCGGTCGCGCCGTGGACCCGCGAGTCGCTGGAGGCGGGCCTGGCCCGTAGCGAGACCACCGCCCGCAACGGCGTACGGTTGCGCGCTCTGCACGCGCAGATCGCCATGTCGAACCCGCTGATCCGTGAGTTCATGGGCGAATGGCGCAGATGCGGCATCGAGGTGCGCGTCACGCCCGTGATCCCCACGCGCATGCTCATCTACGACCGTCACACCGCCGTGGTCCAAGCCGATCCGGAGTCGCTACAGGCCGGCACCGTGCTGATTCGCGGCGGCGGCGTGGTGAGGTCCCTGGCGGCGATCTACGACTACTGCTGGACGACGGCCTCGGAGCCCGAGGACGTTCCACGGTCAGCCGATGGCGTGTCGCTCACCGAGCAGCAGCTCGCGGTTCTCCGCATGCTCGCCGCGGGGGCGAAGGACTCCGCCATCGCGCGCAGCATGGGCGTTTCGACGCGGACCATCACCCGGCTGGTCAGCGAGCTGACGGCGGTACTGGGCGCGAGCAGCCGGTTCCAGGCAGGCGTGCGGGCGGCCCGGCTCGGCTGGCTCGACCCCGGCTGA
- a CDS encoding methyltransferase domain-containing protein: MAITGFDFMSALSRMVAYMSNDTELIKLLDLADALPAAAMLRARSYELLRLQPGDTAVDVGCGAGRAVAELNDRRVTAVGVDVSEEMITVARRRWPDADFRVGDAYRLPLGDHEVAGYRADKVFHELGDPARALTEAARVLVPGGRIVLIGQDWDTFVIDSDQPALTRTIVQARADLTASPRAARGYRNLLLDGGFGEVEVEVHVGVFTGKTMLGMLTGIAQAVHAAGIITREQCDAWTGEQARRAEQDRLFLALPLFLASATRTDGHSSSG; this comes from the coding sequence ATGGCCATCACCGGATTTGACTTCATGTCGGCATTAAGTCGCATGGTGGCGTACATGTCCAACGACACAGAACTCATCAAGCTGCTCGACCTCGCCGACGCCCTCCCGGCAGCCGCCATGCTGCGCGCCCGATCGTACGAACTGCTCAGGCTCCAGCCCGGAGACACCGCCGTGGACGTGGGCTGCGGCGCGGGCCGGGCGGTGGCCGAGCTCAACGACAGGAGGGTCACGGCGGTCGGCGTGGACGTCAGCGAAGAGATGATCACGGTTGCCCGGCGGCGCTGGCCCGATGCCGACTTCCGCGTCGGCGACGCCTACCGGCTTCCCCTGGGCGACCACGAGGTGGCTGGATACCGGGCGGACAAGGTCTTCCACGAACTCGGCGACCCGGCCCGGGCCTTGACCGAGGCCGCCCGCGTGCTGGTCCCCGGCGGCCGGATCGTGCTCATCGGGCAGGACTGGGACACCTTCGTCATCGACTCCGATCAGCCCGCCCTCACCCGGACCATCGTGCAGGCCCGCGCGGACCTGACCGCCAGCCCGCGCGCTGCCCGCGGCTACCGCAACCTGCTGCTGGACGGCGGATTCGGCGAGGTGGAGGTGGAGGTGCACGTCGGGGTTTTCACTGGCAAGACGATGCTCGGCATGCTGACCGGCATCGCGCAGGCTGTGCACGCGGCCGGGATCATCACCCGGGAGCAGTGTGACGCCTGGACGGGCGAGCAGGCGCGACGAGCGGAGCAGGATCGGCTGTTCCTCGCGCTGCCGCTGTTCCTCGCCTCCGCCACCCGGACGGATGGTCATTCGTCAAGCGGCTGA
- a CDS encoding carboxymuconolactone decarboxylase family protein translates to MRRFAPLEPATAPGRSKELLQDILDRRGSVGEMAATMAHSPALLEGYLNLSRAMKRVKLPRALSEKVSLAVQEWIGCGTCIQAHIEAGRAAGLSEADIALARQGTAADAREAALIAVAVRVLAEPSSLTDADVAELRARGWSDRIIAEIVGVVALNLLTGAFNLLVGLQPEERTA, encoded by the coding sequence GTGAGACGTTTCGCCCCGCTTGAGCCCGCGACCGCGCCCGGCAGGTCGAAGGAGCTGCTGCAGGACATCCTGGACAGAAGAGGCAGTGTGGGAGAGATGGCCGCCACCATGGCGCACTCCCCGGCGCTGCTAGAGGGCTATCTGAACCTGTCCCGCGCCATGAAACGGGTCAAGCTGCCGCGGGCCCTCAGCGAGAAGGTCTCGCTCGCCGTCCAGGAGTGGATCGGATGCGGCACCTGCATACAGGCGCACATCGAGGCCGGGCGCGCGGCCGGGCTCAGCGAGGCCGACATCGCGCTGGCGCGGCAGGGCACGGCCGCCGACGCCAGGGAGGCGGCCCTGATCGCCGTGGCCGTCCGCGTGCTGGCCGAGCCGTCCTCCCTCACGGACGCCGACGTCGCCGAGCTGCGGGCGCGCGGGTGGAGCGACCGGATCATCGCAGAGATCGTCGGCGTGGTCGCCCTGAACCTCCTGACCGGCGCTTTCAATCTTCTGGTGGGCTTGCAGCCGGAGGAACGCACCGCATAG
- a CDS encoding serine hydrolase domain-containing protein, whose protein sequence is MSDAFGRPDEAQVEGFVADGYGKVREVFQKLVHDGRETGAGVSVWRDGQEVVRLSAGWADAARRRPWHGGTLVQPYSLSKSFVTLAALVAVRDGLLALDEPVARYWPEYGVRGKDRTTLRHVLTHRAGQPRFPAEAAGLDLLDDAGLRESLAQAAPEYVPGTSLGEHALTYGHLVDGILRAGAGTTLGETFIDLTRQLRQARGPLSWARLIVVAK, encoded by the coding sequence ATGAGTGACGCATTCGGGAGGCCCGACGAGGCTCAGGTGGAGGGGTTCGTCGCGGACGGATACGGCAAGGTACGCGAGGTCTTCCAGAAGCTCGTCCACGACGGCCGGGAGACGGGGGCCGGCGTGTCGGTCTGGCGCGACGGGCAGGAGGTCGTCCGCCTGAGCGCGGGGTGGGCCGACGCCGCGCGGCGCCGTCCCTGGCACGGCGGCACGCTGGTCCAGCCGTACTCGCTGTCGAAGTCCTTCGTGACCCTCGCGGCCCTGGTGGCGGTGCGCGACGGCCTACTGGCACTCGACGAGCCGGTGGCCAGGTACTGGCCCGAGTACGGGGTCAGGGGCAAGGACCGGACGACGCTGCGCCACGTTCTCACCCACCGGGCGGGCCAGCCGCGGTTCCCGGCGGAGGCGGCCGGCCTCGACCTGCTCGACGACGCCGGGCTGCGCGAGAGCCTGGCCCAGGCGGCGCCCGAGTACGTGCCGGGAACGTCGCTCGGCGAGCACGCGCTGACCTACGGGCATCTGGTGGACGGCATCCTGCGCGCGGGCGCCGGCACCACGCTGGGGGAGACGTTCATTGACCTCACGCGGCAGCTCAGGCAGGCCCGCGGCCCTCTGTCGTGGGCCCGCCTCATCGTGGTGGCGAAGTGA
- a CDS encoding saccharopine dehydrogenase family protein, producing the protein MTTKRAGSGGVVLILGGYGAVGREAALALSGRPGTRVIVAGRHPGRARPLPGVTPVRVDAADPAGLARALEGVTTVLMCAETGDASVARACLERGIGYVDVSASHDVLASIEELDDLATAHGTTAALSAGLVPGVTNLLARVVAERSLGSDLRIGVLLGSGEQHGSAAIAWTLDGLGVLEGSWTMAFPEPYGTRTVHRFPFSDQYTLPRTIAVPAARTGLCLDSRLFTTLFAAARQPAVAGLLRRPRTRELLLKALTKIHLGGEGFAVTVNAGAAQASFSGRSQSRATGRAAALLVRHLPGLPAGVRHIEQLVDPIAFLTELAADGYVLDVDG; encoded by the coding sequence GTGACTACGAAGAGAGCGGGAAGCGGTGGTGTCGTCCTGATCCTCGGCGGATACGGCGCGGTCGGCCGCGAGGCCGCGCTGGCCCTGTCAGGACGTCCCGGCACGCGGGTGATCGTCGCCGGCCGCCATCCCGGCCGGGCCCGGCCCCTTCCCGGCGTGACACCGGTACGCGTGGACGCCGCCGACCCCGCCGGCCTGGCCAGAGCTCTGGAGGGCGTCACGACGGTGCTCATGTGCGCCGAGACCGGCGACGCCTCCGTCGCCCGCGCCTGCCTGGAGCGCGGCATCGGCTACGTCGACGTGTCGGCCTCCCACGACGTGCTGGCCTCGATCGAGGAGCTGGACGACCTCGCCACGGCACACGGCACGACCGCCGCCCTGAGCGCCGGCCTCGTCCCCGGCGTCACCAACCTGCTGGCCCGCGTGGTCGCCGAGCGGTCACTGGGCAGCGACCTGCGCATCGGCGTGCTGCTCGGCTCGGGGGAGCAGCACGGCTCCGCGGCGATCGCCTGGACGCTCGACGGGCTCGGCGTGCTCGAAGGATCGTGGACGATGGCCTTCCCCGAGCCGTACGGAACCCGTACCGTGCATCGCTTCCCCTTCTCCGACCAGTACACGCTGCCCCGCACGATCGCCGTGCCGGCCGCCCGCACGGGCCTGTGCCTCGACTCCCGCCTGTTCACCACGCTGTTTGCCGCCGCCCGGCAGCCCGCCGTCGCAGGGCTGCTGCGCCGTCCCCGCACACGAGAGCTGCTGCTCAAGGCGCTGACGAAGATCCACCTCGGCGGTGAAGGGTTCGCCGTGACGGTCAACGCCGGGGCGGCTCAGGCGTCGTTCAGCGGGCGCTCGCAGAGTCGTGCAACTGGACGCGCAGCCGCGCTGCTCGTCCGCCACCTGCCGGGGCTGCCGGCCGGCGTGCGCCACATCGAGCAACTGGTGGACCCGATCGCCTTCCTGACCGAGCTGGCCGCCGACGGGTACGTCCTCGACGTTGATGGCTGA
- a CDS encoding GNAT family N-acetyltransferase, which produces MERLLVRQLSHWLGGWPTTIKLDVIGSPARERPGWDGKLHPALGVSSPEGGVLSVPPHAAASVSKQYAKDGDLDLVGPMIPNLVGFPERGWFTAVYRWTTRPESLPDAGEWVPADAPGVPDWLLPFDGEVLAATDPATGEHLAGVGIKRHDAYGHELAVVTAPPARGRGLARRLVAQAARRVLDEGALPTDMHDPVNLASAAVAEAAGFRDLGWLAYGTTEAR; this is translated from the coding sequence ATGGAGCGCTTGCTGGTTCGGCAGCTGTCTCATTGGCTGGGCGGCTGGCCCACGACTATCAAGCTGGACGTCATCGGCTCGCCGGCACGGGAGCGGCCCGGCTGGGACGGCAAGCTGCACCCCGCCCTCGGAGTGTCGAGCCCTGAGGGCGGGGTGTTGTCGGTCCCGCCGCACGCCGCCGCGAGCGTGAGCAAGCAGTACGCGAAGGACGGGGATCTCGACCTCGTGGGACCGATGATCCCTAACCTGGTGGGCTTCCCTGAACGCGGCTGGTTCACCGCCGTCTACCGCTGGACCACCCGCCCGGAATCCTTGCCCGACGCCGGCGAATGGGTGCCCGCCGACGCGCCCGGCGTGCCGGACTGGTTGCTGCCGTTCGACGGGGAGGTCCTGGCGGCCACGGACCCCGCGACAGGAGAGCATCTGGCGGGGGTGGGCATCAAGCGGCACGACGCCTACGGGCACGAGCTGGCCGTCGTGACCGCTCCCCCGGCACGCGGCCGCGGTCTGGCGCGCAGGCTCGTCGCACAGGCGGCCAGGCGTGTGCTGGACGAAGGCGCCCTGCCCACCGACATGCACGATCCCGTCAACCTGGCCTCCGCCGCCGTGGCGGAGGCCGCCGGCTTCCGTGACCTGGGATGGCTCGCCTACGGCACGACCGAGGCCCGCTGA